In one Brevibacillus composti genomic region, the following are encoded:
- the ltrA gene encoding group II intron reverse transcriptase/maturase, translated as MNVTETGDKGSQLPTEGSPQKNSAEHEGYAGVHVPERIAETDDTNANESKERLLEKIISRDNLNEAFKRVKANKGSHGIDGMGVDELLQYLKENGETIKEQILAGRYRPNPVRRVEIPKENGKKRNLGIPTVVDRVIQQAIAQMLTPIYEQQFSDNSFGFRPKRSAHQAIRRSQQYIQEGYRYVVDMDLEKYFDTVNQSKLIEVLSRTIKDGRVISLIHKYLRAGVVVKHKFEETEVGVPQGGNLSPILSNIMLNELDKELEKRGHKFVRYADDLLIFCKSRRSAERTLTNILPYIEKKLFLKVNREKTVVDLAIRVKFLGFSFYNQRGQVKVRIHPKSIAKMKTRVKELTARSNGMGNEERAERLRRYIMGWVNYFKIADMKNLLQTTDEWMRRRIRMIYWKQWKRIRTKFEKLISFGIPKFKAWEYANTRKSYWRISNSPILAKALDNNTIKGLGFLFFSDYYRQVTA; from the coding sequence ATGAATGTTACCGAAACAGGAGATAAGGGCAGCCAACTTCCAACGGAAGGCTCACCGCAAAAGAATAGTGCGGAACACGAAGGATATGCGGGAGTGCACGTTCCTGAGAGGATAGCTGAAACCGACGACACCAACGCAAACGAGTCGAAGGAAAGGTTACTTGAGAAAATCATAAGCAGAGACAATTTGAACGAAGCGTTCAAAAGAGTCAAAGCGAATAAAGGTTCACACGGAATCGACGGGATGGGCGTAGATGAACTTCTACAATATCTCAAAGAAAACGGTGAAACCATCAAGGAACAAATCCTGGCGGGCAGATATCGCCCAAATCCCGTTCGAAGGGTAGAAATCCCAAAAGAGAACGGAAAGAAAAGAAACCTGGGCATCCCAACGGTGGTTGATCGAGTAATCCAGCAGGCAATTGCACAAATGCTCACGCCGATCTATGAGCAACAGTTCTCGGACAACAGCTTCGGGTTCCGACCCAAACGAAGTGCCCACCAAGCCATAAGGCGCAGCCAGCAATATATTCAGGAAGGCTACCGCTATGTTGTGGATATGGATCTAGAGAAATACTTTGACACCGTCAACCAAAGCAAGCTCATTGAAGTACTCTCAAGAACGATTAAGGACGGACGAGTCATTTCACTAATTCATAAATATCTTCGGGCAGGAGTTGTCGTGAAGCACAAGTTTGAGGAAACAGAAGTCGGCGTACCGCAGGGCGGGAATCTGAGTCCAATTCTCAGTAATATCATGCTGAATGAGTTGGACAAGGAGCTGGAGAAGAGAGGACACAAGTTTGTGCGATACGCAGATGATTTACTCATCTTCTGCAAGAGCAGACGAAGTGCCGAACGGACACTAACCAACATTCTCCCCTACATTGAAAAGAAGCTGTTCCTAAAAGTAAATCGGGAGAAAACCGTGGTGGACCTAGCCATTCGAGTGAAGTTTCTGGGATTCTCATTCTACAACCAACGAGGGCAAGTGAAAGTCCGCATCCATCCCAAATCCATCGCCAAAATGAAAACAAGAGTGAAGGAACTAACCGCAAGAAGCAATGGCATGGGAAATGAAGAGAGAGCCGAAAGGCTCAGACGCTATATCATGGGATGGGTCAACTACTTCAAGATTGCGGATATGAAGAACCTGCTCCAAACAACGGATGAATGGATGAGAAGAAGGATTCGAATGATCTACTGGAAACAATGGAAACGAATAAGGACAAAATTCGAAAAGCTGATCTCGTTTGGAATCCCAAAGTTCAAGGCATGGGAATACGCAAATACAAGAAAGAGCTACTGGAGAATCTCCAATAGCCCCATCCTCGCGAAAGCCCTCGATAACAACACCATTAAAGGCCTCGGATTTCTTTTCTTCTCAGATTATTATCGACAAGTGACTGCGTGA
- a CDS encoding ketopantoate reductase family protein produces MDLVVIGGGSVGMLYAARLLLSGQSVRLITRTREQAGQIRQDGITLRQLDGTERHAPIPSQPLEDGLPAADLYLLAVKQTDLDSILSALSDIPPAARVLALQNGMGHFEKITGILAPSQCLFASNTEGARRISPVFVAHTGTGLLRLGPWEEAKERDPIGSAFVELANRSGFQAVYENGMKPFAWRKLLANASINPLTALFDIPNGMLLESPHTMHLMRELFQEAAAVAQRYGEKIEEQDWQDIVKICRNTSRNISSMLQDIRRRNETEVKAINGYLVQKGREAGLPTPMHETVLRAVLLKSDMVKGKGEAAIDLFQ; encoded by the coding sequence ATGGATCTGGTTGTAATTGGTGGCGGTTCCGTAGGTATGCTGTACGCGGCACGTCTTTTGCTGAGCGGCCAGTCAGTTCGGCTCATTACCCGCACGCGGGAGCAAGCAGGCCAAATTCGGCAGGACGGCATCACGCTGCGTCAACTGGACGGAACCGAACGACATGCCCCGATCCCCAGCCAGCCGCTGGAAGACGGATTGCCCGCAGCGGATCTGTATTTGCTCGCCGTCAAGCAGACCGATTTGGATTCGATTTTGTCTGCGCTAAGTGATATTCCTCCTGCCGCGAGAGTGTTGGCTCTGCAAAACGGCATGGGTCATTTTGAAAAAATCACCGGCATCCTGGCCCCGTCTCAGTGCCTTTTTGCCAGCAATACGGAGGGCGCGCGCCGCATCTCTCCTGTGTTCGTAGCGCATACCGGGACCGGACTTTTGCGTCTGGGTCCATGGGAGGAGGCAAAGGAGCGCGATCCGATCGGCTCCGCATTTGTCGAGTTGGCCAATCGGAGCGGATTTCAGGCCGTCTATGAAAATGGCATGAAGCCATTTGCCTGGCGCAAACTGCTCGCAAACGCATCGATAAATCCATTAACAGCATTGTTCGACATACCAAACGGCATGTTGCTGGAATCGCCGCACACGATGCATCTCATGAGAGAGCTGTTTCAGGAAGCAGCCGCCGTAGCCCAGCGCTATGGTGAAAAAATAGAGGAACAAGACTGGCAGGATATTGTAAAAATTTGCCGAAATACTTCCCGGAATATTTCCTCCATGTTGCAAGACATCCGGCGGCGGAATGAGACTGAAGTGAAGGCTATTAACGGTTATCTCGTACAGAAGGGAAGGGAGGCCGGACTGCCCACCCCTATGCATGAGACAGTGCTGCGCGCCGTGCTGCTGAAATCAGACATGGTCAAGGGGAAGGGAGAGGCCGCTATTGACCTTTTTCAGTAA
- a CDS encoding DUF3397 domain-containing protein: protein MTFFSKLWSFISGTWTYFWAIMTAFPFLAFPLAYFLLYLWKRDRRLAGRWAINITNFLLIRAVAVAYSVIWPDAVSAWWWITGFFLAAISLIGWIQVRWKGKLSLLKASFSVWRLSFLLFGLVYVVLYTTGIVKTMGNV, encoded by the coding sequence TTGACCTTTTTCAGTAAACTTTGGTCGTTTATCTCGGGGACCTGGACATATTTTTGGGCGATCATGACCGCCTTTCCTTTTCTCGCATTTCCTCTCGCTTACTTCTTGCTCTACCTCTGGAAGCGGGACCGGCGCTTGGCTGGCCGCTGGGCCATCAATATCACGAATTTTTTGTTGATTCGTGCGGTGGCTGTCGCCTACAGCGTCATCTGGCCGGATGCCGTCTCCGCCTGGTGGTGGATTACCGGATTTTTTCTTGCCGCCATTTCCCTGATCGGCTGGATTCAGGTGAGATGGAAGGGCAAGCTCTCCCTCTTGAAAGCCAGCTTTTCTGTCTGGCGATTGTCCTTTCTCTTATTTGGACTGGTTTACGTGGTGCTGTATACGACAGGTATCGTCAAGACGATGGGCAATGTATAG
- a CDS encoding helix-turn-helix domain-containing protein, protein MKLPIESIGHKIRMIRKERGFTLEIMANKTGLSKGLLSQVERGISQPSLDSLWKITKALEASIIHFFEDIDQKQVHVTKKAKRRQVVFPESSGTYALLSAGGSAKLGMLEVRLLPGQQVLDKFVQGEGEECFVVTAGRVTARFPDEEHVVEAGDSIAFDSTKVHSIENTGDEEAVLIWSVTTPQF, encoded by the coding sequence ATGAAGCTTCCCATCGAATCGATTGGACATAAGATTCGAATGATTCGGAAAGAGCGCGGCTTTACCCTGGAGATTATGGCCAATAAAACAGGGCTTAGCAAAGGTTTGCTCAGTCAGGTAGAGCGCGGCATTTCACAGCCTTCACTGGATTCCTTGTGGAAAATTACCAAGGCGCTGGAGGCTTCAATCATCCATTTCTTCGAGGATATCGACCAGAAGCAGGTACACGTAACGAAAAAGGCCAAGCGCAGACAAGTCGTTTTTCCAGAATCTTCGGGAACGTACGCCCTCTTGTCGGCAGGGGGGAGCGCGAAGCTGGGCATGCTGGAAGTCAGGCTCTTGCCGGGACAGCAGGTGCTGGATAAATTCGTGCAAGGCGAGGGAGAGGAATGCTTTGTCGTCACGGCGGGCAGGGTGACCGCCCGGTTCCCGGACGAAGAGCATGTCGTGGAGGCAGGGGACAGCATCGCTTTTGACAGTACTAAAGTGCACAGCATCGAAAACACAGGCGACGAAGAGGCGGTCTTGATCTGGTCCGTGACCACACCGCAGTTTTAA
- the bshC gene encoding bacillithiol biosynthesis cysteine-adding enzyme BshC → MNVECLSLPLANKLADDYLQGKESALRFFAHHPYRTESYQARIEWLAQHEIPHRSELADGLHSYNRQIGNHQEAHANIDILREPGTMVVIGGQQAGVLTGPLYTIYKAVHLIQAAKRLRDQHGVPVVPVFWIAGEDHDIDEIDHVYGMTDHETRLHKLKMELPRSGRPSASSVPLDRDACRSFLDQVFALMTETAETASIRTWAEEAAAASETVVDWFARLMARLFGKHGLILVESSLPFLRELEKPVFTEVVERNEELSSLLAAAAGRLEQAGYPLQLEGGGQEANLFLYEGMDRLQLLRHGDHFVTRRGIYTRAELLELASADPCRFSANVVTRPLMQEHLFPTLAFVAGPGEIAYWAYFKEVFEAFGKELPIVLPRMSVTLVEGAIARLLKDFDLGIDRALISFAEWRAAWESKQGPHPLADRFEEVRAALQELYRPLVGDVAHLEPGLRQLAEKNAQRLLQNVDFLESRLERALEQREDIGKRRLYRLEAALFPAGGLQERKLSILPFLNKYGLSFVDRLVEAPFVHDGSHQVVYL, encoded by the coding sequence ATGAACGTTGAATGTTTATCCCTTCCGTTGGCCAACAAATTGGCTGACGATTATTTGCAGGGCAAGGAGAGCGCCTTGCGCTTTTTTGCCCACCATCCGTACCGCACTGAATCTTATCAGGCGCGGATCGAATGGCTCGCGCAACATGAGATTCCCCACCGCAGCGAGCTTGCGGACGGGTTGCATAGCTATAACCGACAAATTGGCAATCATCAGGAAGCGCACGCCAACATCGACATCCTGCGGGAGCCGGGGACGATGGTGGTCATTGGCGGCCAGCAGGCTGGCGTGTTGACGGGTCCTCTCTATACCATATACAAGGCCGTTCATCTGATTCAGGCAGCCAAACGCTTGCGCGATCAACACGGCGTCCCGGTCGTCCCGGTATTTTGGATCGCCGGGGAGGATCACGACATCGACGAAATCGATCACGTATACGGCATGACGGACCATGAGACCCGGCTGCACAAGCTGAAGATGGAGCTGCCCCGCAGCGGACGGCCGTCGGCGAGCAGCGTGCCGCTGGATCGGGATGCTTGCCGGTCCTTTCTCGATCAGGTATTCGCCCTGATGACCGAGACGGCAGAGACAGCGTCGATCCGGACCTGGGCAGAGGAGGCAGCCGCGGCGTCCGAGACTGTGGTTGATTGGTTTGCGCGGCTGATGGCTCGCCTGTTTGGCAAGCACGGCCTGATCCTAGTGGAGTCCTCGCTGCCTTTTCTCAGAGAGCTGGAAAAGCCGGTCTTCACCGAGGTCGTGGAGCGAAATGAAGAGCTGAGCTCCCTGTTGGCAGCCGCGGCCGGCCGGCTGGAGCAAGCCGGCTATCCGCTCCAGCTGGAGGGAGGAGGACAGGAAGCCAATCTGTTCCTCTACGAAGGCATGGATCGGCTGCAGCTGCTGCGGCACGGCGATCATTTTGTCACCCGGCGCGGCATTTACACCCGGGCGGAATTGCTGGAGCTGGCTTCGGCAGATCCCTGTCGCTTCAGCGCCAATGTGGTGACCCGGCCGCTCATGCAGGAGCATCTCTTTCCCACGCTTGCCTTTGTCGCCGGTCCGGGAGAGATCGCTTACTGGGCGTATTTTAAAGAGGTGTTCGAAGCTTTTGGCAAAGAGCTCCCCATCGTGCTGCCGCGGATGTCCGTCACGCTGGTGGAAGGGGCGATCGCCCGTCTGTTGAAGGATTTTGATCTCGGGATCGATCGCGCCCTGATCTCTTTTGCCGAGTGGCGGGCAGCGTGGGAGAGCAAGCAGGGGCCGCATCCGTTGGCAGACCGCTTCGAAGAGGTGCGTGCCGCACTGCAGGAGCTGTATCGCCCCCTCGTCGGGGATGTGGCCCATCTGGAGCCGGGGCTGCGGCAGCTGGCCGAGAAAAATGCCCAGCGTCTTCTGCAAAATGTCGACTTTTTGGAAAGCCGTTTGGAGAGGGCATTGGAGCAGCGGGAGGATATCGGCAAACGCCGGCTGTACCGCCTGGAAGCGGCATTGTTTCCCGCTGGCGGACTGCAGGAGAGGAAGCTCTCGATATTGCCCTTTCTTAATAAATACGGGCTCTCCTTCGTGGATCGCCTGGTCGAAGCGCCGTTTGTGCATGACGGCAGCCACCAGGTCGTCTATCTGTAG
- a CDS encoding S-layer homology domain-containing protein translates to MRGTMTKTGKWLLIAAISATGILTGAGNGLPRAEARLTDPISSRSFSDTQSHWAKKEIEEAVRAGWVQGFPDATFRPEQPVSKEQFMALLERVLPAYQGHEPEEFTREQYLADVQGRWSEKTYTHLLAAGIIPYGKPDEPLTRVEAARLSLAALGKQSEGEKYRGTASRFFRDISPDNEYQVLMVYPIYKLGVMTGFPDGSFRPEERVSRAQAVVLLKQIKEAIAELYPGQVTEAERQAMTKAVSTFVTAVMDEEKIRRYDDLVKYVEENKWPVTEKFLQEHFSFMKYEVYDFARFPRFDELIYYAKISEGKYRMTVQYYSGELGGSLDRTFYLASEDGKNFRLIGKDE, encoded by the coding sequence ATGCGAGGCACAATGACAAAGACAGGAAAATGGCTATTGATCGCTGCCATATCAGCAACAGGGATACTGACGGGTGCTGGCAATGGGCTGCCGAGGGCGGAGGCCCGCTTAACGGATCCGATCAGCAGCAGGAGTTTTTCAGATACCCAGAGTCATTGGGCCAAAAAAGAGATTGAGGAAGCGGTCCGGGCCGGTTGGGTACAAGGTTTTCCAGACGCGACTTTCCGACCGGAACAGCCCGTCTCTAAAGAGCAGTTCATGGCATTGCTCGAGCGTGTGCTCCCTGCTTATCAGGGACACGAGCCGGAAGAATTTACGCGGGAGCAGTACCTCGCAGATGTGCAGGGCCGCTGGTCGGAGAAAACGTACACGCATTTGCTGGCCGCAGGGATTATTCCCTATGGCAAGCCGGATGAGCCGCTCACCCGCGTAGAGGCCGCCAGATTGTCGCTGGCAGCGCTGGGGAAACAATCCGAGGGGGAGAAGTACAGAGGAACCGCTTCCCGCTTTTTTCGCGATATTTCACCGGATAACGAATACCAGGTGCTGATGGTCTACCCGATCTACAAGCTGGGCGTGATGACCGGTTTTCCGGACGGGTCGTTCCGGCCCGAGGAGCGGGTCAGCCGGGCGCAGGCGGTCGTCCTTTTGAAGCAGATCAAAGAGGCCATCGCAGAGCTCTACCCCGGCCAGGTGACCGAAGCGGAGCGCCAAGCGATGACCAAAGCGGTGAGCACGTTTGTCACGGCCGTCATGGATGAGGAGAAGATCCGCCGCTATGACGATTTGGTGAAGTATGTGGAGGAGAATAAATGGCCGGTGACGGAAAAGTTTCTCCAGGAGCACTTCTCGTTTATGAAGTACGAAGTCTATGATTTCGCCAGATTCCCGCGCTTTGACGAGCTGATCTACTATGCCAAGATCAGCGAGGGCAAGTACAGAATGACCGTCCAATACTACTCTGGCGAGCTGGGCGGCAGCCTCGACCGAACCTTCTATCTCGCCTCCGAGGACGGGAAGAATTTTCGCTTGATCGGAAAAGACGAATAA
- a CDS encoding APC family permease has protein sequence MENSPSHATGLRKTLSLPHIVTLYIGAVIGSGVLLLPGLAAEIAGPASILAWLFMTILVLPMAITMGLLSARHPSSGGVSTFVRMVYGDFAGNLVGWFFLLSVPIGAPIVAVTASHYAAVLLDWSPLQVYLAAGMILVAVIIMNIFGLQVASKVQTIVVGLIAAILVLAVISAIPHASVSHFTPFVPQGWLSVLQVAGLLFWCFIGWEAVTHLSEEFVDPEKNAVRGVLWSAGIVALLYFSVALLTVATHSYGEGRSEASLSVMVQLSLGPAGGWVVGITALFICVATVNAYVGAASRIAYALARQGSAPRWFGHLHRTYQTPVGGLFFLAICFSLVLTVLALEWIDLTRLIQFPNATFFATYIGGCLAGVRLLKNSRYGRLAAWTSLIVTVSLYPFLGWSALYPLAIAAVLLLVERQKQSSRTRSM, from the coding sequence ATGGAAAATTCCCCGTCGCACGCAACCGGACTTCGAAAAACATTGTCGCTGCCGCATATCGTGACGCTGTACATCGGCGCGGTCATCGGCTCCGGCGTGCTGCTCCTGCCGGGCCTAGCTGCGGAAATCGCAGGGCCTGCCTCGATTCTCGCCTGGCTCTTCATGACCATCCTGGTGCTCCCGATGGCGATCACCATGGGGCTGTTGTCTGCGCGACACCCCAGCTCTGGCGGCGTCTCTACCTTTGTGCGGATGGTGTACGGCGATTTCGCCGGCAATCTGGTCGGCTGGTTCTTCCTGCTCTCGGTGCCGATCGGCGCCCCCATCGTCGCGGTGACCGCCTCCCATTACGCCGCCGTGCTCCTGGACTGGAGCCCGCTGCAGGTCTATCTCGCCGCCGGGATGATCCTTGTGGCCGTCATCATCATGAACATCTTCGGGCTGCAGGTGGCGAGCAAAGTGCAGACCATCGTCGTCGGGCTGATCGCCGCGATTCTGGTGCTGGCCGTGATTTCCGCGATCCCGCATGCCTCCGTCTCCCACTTTACCCCTTTTGTCCCGCAGGGCTGGCTGAGTGTCTTGCAGGTGGCCGGCCTGTTGTTCTGGTGCTTTATCGGCTGGGAGGCCGTCACCCATCTGTCGGAGGAATTCGTCGATCCAGAGAAAAACGCGGTGCGCGGCGTCCTCTGGAGTGCCGGCATCGTCGCGCTGCTGTATTTTTCCGTCGCGCTGCTCACAGTCGCCACCCACAGCTACGGGGAGGGCCGGTCAGAAGCATCGCTCAGCGTCATGGTGCAGCTCTCGCTCGGTCCGGCAGGCGGTTGGGTGGTCGGCATCACCGCGCTGTTCATCTGCGTAGCCACGGTCAATGCCTATGTCGGTGCAGCCTCCCGCATCGCTTATGCCCTGGCTCGCCAAGGAAGCGCCCCCCGCTGGTTTGGCCATCTTCACCGGACATACCAAACGCCCGTAGGCGGACTCTTCTTTCTAGCCATCTGCTTTAGTCTGGTGTTAACCGTCCTGGCCCTGGAGTGGATCGATCTCACGCGCCTGATCCAGTTTCCCAACGCCACGTTTTTTGCCACCTACATCGGGGGCTGTCTCGCCGGCGTGCGCCTGCTCAAAAACAGCCGCTACGGACGTCTTGCCGCCTGGACATCGCTGATCGTGACCGTATCCCTCTATCCGTTTCTCGGCTGGTCCGCCCTCTATCCGCTGGCGATCGCCGCCGTCCTGCTGCTGGTGGAGAGACAAAAGCAAAGCAGCCGTACCCGCTCGATGTGA
- a CDS encoding LysR family transcriptional regulator, protein MDTRYLQTFREVAKWQSFTRAAEVLGYAQSSVTTQIQNLEQEFGVTLFERWGRKIKLTQAGEVLLDYCGQLLGLLDEARMQLSEQSQMAGTLTIGTVESLAAFYLPPYLQRFRQEQPQMKVLLTPGICHELRQGVKDGSYDFAIVLDWLQTHPDLASINLGEEKLVVIASPEHPLAAMERIEAADFAGEQWIFPEAGCSYRAMIESVLRDCGTSKETSLEFGSLEAIKQCVAYELGIALVPLIAVHEEVSKGTLVTLPFSHPDIRVYRQVVYHKKKWMPRSMRHFLDLLMGKEGAADTVTSKNKPE, encoded by the coding sequence ATGGATACCCGCTACTTGCAAACCTTTCGCGAGGTGGCCAAATGGCAGAGCTTTACCCGCGCGGCCGAAGTGCTGGGCTATGCCCAATCCAGCGTAACCACGCAAATTCAGAATTTGGAGCAGGAATTCGGCGTCACCCTGTTTGAGAGATGGGGGCGCAAAATTAAGCTGACCCAAGCCGGAGAGGTCCTGCTGGATTACTGCGGACAGCTCCTGGGACTCCTGGATGAAGCCAGGATGCAGCTGAGTGAGCAGTCGCAGATGGCGGGGACGCTGACGATCGGCACCGTCGAGTCCCTGGCCGCTTTTTATTTGCCGCCCTACCTGCAGCGATTTCGCCAGGAACAGCCGCAAATGAAGGTATTGCTGACGCCGGGGATCTGCCACGAGCTGCGCCAAGGGGTAAAAGACGGCAGCTATGACTTTGCGATCGTCCTGGACTGGCTGCAGACGCATCCCGACTTGGCCAGCATCAACCTCGGGGAGGAAAAGCTGGTTGTGATCGCATCCCCCGAGCATCCGCTGGCGGCGATGGAGCGGATCGAAGCCGCCGATTTTGCCGGAGAGCAGTGGATTTTTCCGGAGGCGGGATGCAGCTATCGCGCAATGATCGAATCCGTCCTGCGGGACTGCGGCACTAGCAAGGAAACCTCGCTGGAGTTTGGCAGCCTGGAAGCGATCAAGCAATGTGTGGCCTACGAGCTGGGAATCGCGCTGGTGCCGCTGATCGCTGTGCATGAGGAAGTGAGCAAGGGGACGCTGGTGACGCTGCCCTTTTCCCATCCGGACATCCGGGTATACCGGCAAGTGGTCTACCACAAGAAAAAGTGGATGCCCCGATCCATGCGCCATTTTCTCGACCTGCTGATGGGCAAAGAGGGAGCGGCGGATACGGTAACTAGCAAAAACAAACCGGAATAG
- a CDS encoding adenosylhomocysteinase: MNMVSESIVKDMALAPNGHLKIDWVKEHMPVLNRIRERFEKEKPFAGLKVAISLHLEAKTAYLAKVVQAGGAEVTITGSNPLSTQDDVCAALVEDGIRVFAKYNPSPEEYKSHMIKTLETRPDLIIDDGGDLVTILHSERRDLLSQVRGGAEETTTGILRLKALEKEGKLEFPMVAVNDAFCKYLFDNRYGTGQSVWDGINRTTNLVVAGKTVVVVGYGWCGKGVAMRAKGLGAKVIVTEIDAIKAVEAYMDGFEVMPMSEAAKHGDYFVTVTGNRDVIRKEHFEVMKDGAILSNAGHFDVEVNKVELEALSKSKRTVRKDIEEFVLADGRKVYLLAEGRLVNLAAGDGHPAEIMDMTFALQAVSLEYVNKQYESIGKRVLDVPYELDEMVARYKLEALGIGIDKLTDEQKAYLDSWVE, encoded by the coding sequence ATGAACATGGTTTCTGAAAGCATTGTAAAAGATATGGCACTCGCGCCAAATGGCCATCTGAAGATCGACTGGGTAAAAGAACATATGCCGGTGCTCAACCGCATCCGCGAACGCTTTGAAAAAGAAAAGCCGTTTGCCGGACTGAAAGTGGCAATCTCGCTCCACCTGGAGGCGAAAACCGCTTACCTGGCGAAAGTCGTGCAAGCGGGCGGAGCCGAGGTAACCATCACCGGTTCCAACCCGCTGTCCACGCAGGATGACGTCTGCGCGGCGCTGGTAGAGGACGGCATTCGCGTCTTCGCCAAGTACAATCCATCTCCGGAAGAGTACAAGAGCCATATGATCAAAACACTGGAAACCCGCCCTGACCTGATCATCGACGACGGCGGCGATCTGGTAACCATCCTGCACAGCGAGCGCCGCGATCTGCTCTCCCAGGTGCGCGGCGGTGCCGAGGAGACCACGACCGGGATCCTGCGCCTGAAAGCGCTGGAAAAGGAAGGCAAGCTGGAATTCCCGATGGTCGCGGTAAACGACGCTTTCTGCAAATACTTGTTTGACAACCGCTACGGCACGGGCCAATCCGTATGGGATGGCATCAATCGCACGACCAACCTCGTCGTCGCCGGCAAAACCGTCGTAGTCGTCGGCTACGGCTGGTGCGGCAAAGGCGTGGCGATGCGGGCCAAAGGTCTGGGCGCGAAAGTGATCGTGACCGAGATCGACGCGATCAAAGCGGTCGAAGCCTATATGGACGGATTTGAAGTCATGCCGATGAGCGAAGCGGCCAAACACGGCGACTACTTTGTCACCGTTACCGGAAACCGCGACGTGATTCGCAAAGAGCATTTTGAAGTGATGAAAGATGGCGCCATTCTCTCCAACGCCGGTCACTTCGATGTCGAAGTAAACAAAGTGGAACTGGAAGCTTTGTCGAAATCCAAGCGCACCGTTCGCAAAGATATCGAAGAATTTGTCCTCGCTGACGGTCGAAAAGTGTATCTCCTGGCCGAAGGACGTCTGGTCAATCTGGCTGCAGGCGACGGCCACCCGGCTGAAATCATGGACATGACCTTTGCGCTGCAAGCAGTTTCTCTGGAGTACGTGAACAAGCAATACGAATCCATCGGCAAGCGCGTGCTGGATGTGCCGTACGAGT